TCTCCAGGACGTTCTGCACCCAAAATATTTACAAGGGCATCTGTATTAGCTTCACAGACAATTGTACCCTCTTTGATCTGTTTTGAGCAGTCATCCTgtcacaaaaccaaaattttgcacaCATTACAAATTAGGATAACTACTTACTTTGTTCAAACACGAATTTCATCGGTTTGATATTCCCAACTTTCATTTTGGCGTGCAAGTATCCCAATTTTAATTCTCGTGGAGGGGGTGCATCacctgttttctttctttcccttttctgaaCAACAAATACATTAATATCAGTATGATGCTTATGttgaataatactatgtttcatcTAAAATCTTATATCAACAGAGAAAAAAACAAAACTGAAGTTAGAAATTTCTGAAGGAGATACCAATCTCTagtaaaaaacagaaaaaaaaaatgagaatcaTGTATACACAAGCTCTCTCAGcaataaatttcaacatttttctagaaaaaaaaataagTTATGAACGCATACCTTAAAAAAATGATGAGTTAGGGGAATGATTAAGAGCTTATGTCTCTTCTTCTCAAGCACATTTAAGGGGATTCACGACCCTACAATAAAGTAGGAAAACCCTAACAATGAgtaaacaaaaacacaaaattagaTAACCAAAAACTCAaatttaaaacttaagaaaagtaAATCTAATAAAGGGTTAGAAATAAGTCAGATCTAAAAGAAAAGATGAGTTAGATTGAAGATTTAGAGATTACCTTGTTGACGGAAGTTACAATGGAGACGATTTCACTGTAAAATTAAAAAAACCCAATACTATCACCATACGAATTCGAGTAATTCCAGTACTCGAAACAGGATGTTTCTAAGATGAAGAAATAGGAAACGAATATTAAGTTAAACTAAAATTAGTGGGGAAACTGGGGGAGGTGCCTTCTAGATTCTTCGATCCCGCCATTACAGGGTATAACGGGGAGGATTGAGAATACATTAATCACCACGATGAATTCTCTcctaataaaagaaataaaataaaataaatggaaAGAGAATATAAGTATTATGCAGTTTACATTAGAACGAGCACGTGTATAAGTATTTCATGGGACATTTTGgcaaaaataaaaattctcaCACCATGCACAAAATCCCACTTGTAATCCAAAATATTAAGGCATAAATATTGGTTGAAGAGTAAGGTCTCTAAACAACAATAAATTTATGGTTGGTTTGTTTCAGAATTCACTGTTTTTAGGAACTAATAATCCTATGGGATTATAAATTTTGgattcatgtaattttttgtgtgtttggtaactcaataAAAATTCCTAGAATTTATAGGATGTGTTTGATAACAGAGAAAGGAAACAATTCCATGGAAAGTGTTTCCATGAAATCAGTTTCCCGGAGGAGGCAAGGAAAGACTTTTCATGAAATTTCACGGAATTGAGTTTAAAAAATACCTTAGGTTACGCTTTTATTGGAATTCCATGGAAATAAATTTTTGACCAAACGGCggaaaacatgctatttccatGGAAAGATGGCTAATTCCATGGAATTAACTCCTATCAAACACAGCCATAGAGTTTCTTTTATTAAACTCATCATTGACTTCAAAAGAAGTTATTAGAATTCAGTCGATTAGGGTGAACCTTAGTCAAAGAGATAAAATAATGTAGCCTCATACTAAAAATGGGGGAAGGAAACCTCTTGATTTCATTAATATGTCAAAATTGAATACATCAATTCCAAATACTTCAAAGATGGGAACAATAAAAATTTACATATATCTTGTTTTATAGATGAAACTGGTATTTGAAATATGGCATGTGAAATAAATTCCTGCCATTTGAATTTGTCTTCTACATTAAGATTAAAATTTCTCGGAGGAGAATAATATGCCCTatttaatttttcttattctttaagaGTAAAGTGTCCCAGAAGGGAATAATATCCCCAAATCATCGCTATCACGATCACTTCTTGTTAGCCATGTACCTTCAGAAAATCATAGAATCATGGCCGCTTTTAAAAAAATGTTACTGATGACATATCTGTGATGAAAGCAATCAATGGAAACGCCATTACGGCTGATATAATCTTCTAATTGGCATATAAGAGCCATTGGATGACCAATCAATTGATAAAAAAATACATATCATAATCATAGTTACTACTGATCTAGATTAGATTGATGAGTTATTTCTTTACTGGCATGATCATACCCTTGGCATATCCCCTTTTGCTATTAGTTGGCCAAGTATGTGTACTATTGTTATGTGGTTCATTTGGAAGTTAAAGTATGATGTAATCTTCAAGAGTATTACTATACAGATTTGAATAAAGTTATTACGGATgctaaaagaatgattaacactTATATTGCTCCCCTTTATTGATTAAAAAAGTGAATAAAGATGTTAAAATTCTTAAAGAAGTGATCTTCTTGAAGACTGTCGGAATTTGCTTTCTAGTTGTCATTCTTTTAAAATTGTGTGTATTACTATAAGACGTGTTAAAAAACAATCTAGCAGACCGACTTGCACGTCGGGCTAGAAAATACTGTGTCAAGGATATTTGGATctcctttccttattttttggaTAGTCTTGTTAGGAAGGAATCCTTAACTGGAAGAAGTCTTAATGAACCCTTAATGAACCCTCCGCTTCGTTAAATCTAAGGTAACTTTCTcaccaaaaaagaagaaggaagaagtcCTTTGAAACCTATCACAGACTCGAAACTTGTGACCCATAATCATCCATGCAATACAAACTTTAAGTAATGTGACCCGAAATccattttctatctcaagcatttccTCATAACCCGAAACCTACATTTGACCGGAGATATGGTTATTCACCCAAAGTCATCAAGTGATTCAAAACTTGGACAATATAACCCAAAACATAAACTTAGCTAGAGAATCTCCAATGCAACGGGCCAAGGTTTTAAAAAAGCATGACATATAGGATTTAATATCTTTTTCACCAAATTTTCATATCCAATGCAAGGATGAAGGTCATATAGAAAAATGACATGACTAAGTGGGGGTAAAGTAGAAAGTCTGATCTAGACTTTCTTCATAACCCTGGGTCTTCAGTCTAAAATCTAAATCATCTTTTGTCTCTAAATTTAAATAAAAGGTGTTAATAAGaccttgatatttttttctcttttctctctttctcttcccTTTATAAAAAACAACCCTAGAACCGTTTTGCACAAATTTGTTCCCTTTGGGCTAGATTTGAGCAaagattctttttcttttcaagttttTGGTAGTAGTAGGTAACTGAATAAGATGCGTTTACATCACTTTTCGTgtttttgacatatttcttcgccgTTTTGGGGCGATTTTCTTCGTCGTTATGGGGAgagtttttcatatcataatgGTTGGTTCATGGCTTGCTATTCTCGAATAAAAACATCGACGATTCATTATGACGTCTTTTTCTATCGGCATCTGCGTTCGTGTGGATCGACAAGTTTATTCGAAAACTACTCCTTTattttaggagcatctcttatcgaagaagaatataatcagattaaatggtcagAATTTACTTGCCAACATAacatcatctctcccttatacataaaaagaaattggatatcATTACGGTTTATTGTTCTTTCCCTTCGCGATATACTTATAgatgtccttatttgtattagggtctTAATTATCTTGCATTttaatgtttttgttattcttgtaagtgAACATGTGATCCCTATTTTGATTTGTATGTATTGAAATATGTTAATTATCTAAAAAgtcttatctttattttgttttgCCATTTAGCAATAACTCACACTCAATTCCATGCTCCCAAAATTGAGCACTttgaccaaaaatattctcactcAATTAGTACATGCCTCACATGTGATCGAAACACATGTTGTCAGAATCTATCTTTGGTTTAAGTAATCACGGAAACCTGTTAAGTTTTCCTTCACACAGATCCCCCTTTTAAAGTTTCTCTCATGCGCAGTGAAGGATATCCTATTCAAAATGAATTATGAGCACCATTTGCATTATAAATTtagattaaaattaaaacaaaaagaagagagaagaaaaatgaaCACAATATCAGACAGTTAAGACTTAGGAACACCATTTGCATCATAGCTGCACCAATCCTTTAAAGTTCAAACTAAAATAAGGAGCTAGGGAAGACAGTATTTAAAACGTCATTAAGTTAATTAATTCAAACTaaacaacaatttttttctcAATACTTCTTAAGAATTGGTGAAAAAACATCAAATTGTTTTCTCATACTTCTCAAGAATTGGTGAAATATAATCCATCCACTCCCTTTTGATTTCATCAATTTCTGTCGCACCATAGTTCATCCCCGACTTAAACATCTGCAGTCAAAGAGTTCAAACACATGTAAgctctgttaaaaaaaaaatttagtatcACATCGTGGAAACATATTGAGCTGCATGAAGAAGTTGAATCACTACCTCCTTAGGGTTCCTCATTTAAGTGTCATAACTTTCTATAATGTGCTTCATATATAGCATCACAAAAAATCCACACTCCCAATCTCCTTTTTGTTTAGGGTTGTGCTGCATGTATCAATTCTACGTATTTGAAACATACTCTTTAAGAGTTAACAAAATAATGGTAAAATAATGGTATTAATCTTAAGTTTCTTTTTCTTACCTTCACGTCCACCCAGAATACTTTCTCTTCAGATCGCTTGACACCTAATTTTCTTAAAGCTTTTGAAACACTGGTGAAGAACAAAGAGATATATTTATTAAAAACTGGATACTAGTTTCACAAATCCTTCAATGGAAGTGCCATGAGTTTAAGCATTTTTCCTTCTATGCATACAAAAAAGTTCAAACCCAAAATCAACTTACGTGCTCATTTGCTCCTCTAGTTTGTATCTACATTTCTCATCCAACGAATTTAAGTAATAAAATACCCCATCGAAAAATACACTTAGTACCCAATGAATTCTACAAAGTGAACAGAGAATAAGTTAGTATATGCATGTATGCAAAAGCAATGTCAGCAACACCAGAtgatatcaaagaataccttaactatgcttcaaaaaaaaacaaggatACCCTATCTCTAATAGTTTTTTTTACTTGATATGCAAATTAAGGTtaaattctgaagaaaaaaatatatctaaATTCGAGATGAATAATGCAATGCATCTTCCGCTTACCCTGTATGACAAGGAATAAATATGTATTTTCGACTCGGCACTGAATCTTTCAGTCTATTTAATAAACTTTTCACGAGTTCTGTTTTATTGACTGAAAAGTGAACTGCCGCTGGATTCATAAATCCGAACTTGGTTTTGCGTGCATCGCCATCCAATTTTTCATACAAAAATCTAGGAACAAATAAAAACACGAGTTCCAATAGCATACCATTAGCTAGTCAAAAAGAAGTAATTATTTATGAAAGCAACAATCAACAGAGACTTACCGGATGAATAAGACTATAGCATTGTTCGTAAGTTTCTGAGACGTGCAAACAAACTCAATATCTTCTAGTGCCATATGTATAGGCACATCTACAGTTTGACCAAACACATCGCGATGCAACTCAACTTTGATCGCAGCCCTGCTTCTGAACACTTCTTTTGCTCTCTTAACAAATTCATCAAATGCATCCAATCTCGTTCGCCCCTGCAATAAAAAAGTTCAAGTACAAGACGACCAACACCTAAAAGAGATATTAAACTACGCTGTAAATGatttcataattgaaaaaaaatagaGATTAAAATACATTTCCGACAAGGACCACCAAGTGTTTTGGCCATTGAACAACACTTTCACGGGCATCATACACAGTAACAATATCACCAGATGGATATGGAAGTATTGCAGTTTTTATCTCCACAAAATCCACCGACACACGCAAACAATCATCACACATTTTTTTTCCATGAATCATTTTTGAGTCGCTGTGAATAACATGTCCCAGCGCAACAACCCTGCTGATTTTGTCGTACAATTCACACGGATGTCTCTACATGACAAATATAAAATTATATTTGGAGTTATCTAGTTTCAGATGAGAACGCCATTAGTAGGGGGTCTTTAGATTAAGAAACTTACCCTGTTAGAAGGCGGATGAGGTGGTCCTGTTGGTGGCTGCAGACGTCATATAATAACATATGAATGTCCTGCATAATCAATTAATCTGGTTTGATTTCTAACAAATTAAACAACTCACCTGTGCAACCACTTTTTTTGAGGACAGCATCGTATTAGGTACCTAGATAAATTAAATGAGTAACAAAATCAGGATAACCAAAATAAACTATGATTTATCACCATATCATAATTAGGTACAAGATTCCAAACATTTGAGGATAAAAAATGTAGAAAAGAAACCGAACAAAACACTCACTTGGGCGGGCGCTTTAAGAGAGGCCGGGATAGATGTACTGTTCAATTCTTGAGACGTCTTTCTAGCATCCAGTTTAGAGCTTTTGGCCCCATTATGTCTCTAAAAAATTGATATCCAACgaaaaaaaatttatcattctCAATATATCCTGATTGGTTACTGCAACTCGATTACGACAAAGGTATTCGTACACAAGAACAATAAGTATATGTCTAAAGTTCAAATTTTGACAAACCCGAATATTTTGGGCCTTTCCTTTCGGATCGTGAACAGCTTCCCCCCAAGTTTCAGCTAAGTCCTTATCCTCAGCACCCTGAAAAATTTGCAATGCCATTTCCATTAAGGTGTTCAAAAATGATCAAACCAGATTAACCCAATTCATCCGGGTTCATGATACCACAATTAACTTCATCATAACAAATATTAACTTGTATTTACTTCTTCATAACTTTCAATGTTCAGCATACTATCTATATTTCTATTTAATtagaaatataaaataaaaaaacaactcACTAAGGCAGGGACATTTTCTGAGGACATCATAGGTGGCTGAATCGTATCATATTGGGATTTGCCCAATAATTCTTTGAACTGAAGGAATTGTTTCTGCAATTTTCTCTCTGTGTCTAGTGACTGTTCCTCCAATTGTTGTTGGAATTCTTTTCTCAAGTTCTCTTCACTTATTCTTGCTTGCACATCTTTCACTCTTAGTTGCTCTTCCAGTTCTCTGATTTTATTCAGATTATCTTTATTTGATGATCCACGTTGTCGAGGAGTGTCAAAATACTGACTATGGGTCACTCTTGTACCTGCAGCCCTTACTCTTCCACCATGTTCTTCACCCAAAATCTTTACAAGGGCATCTGTCTTACCTTCACAGACAATTGTACCCTCTTTGATCTTTTTCGAGCAGTCATCCTgttacaaaaccaaaattttgcacaCATAAAGAGTTAAACTGGATATCTACTTATTTTGAAATAGAACTtgtgtataattaaattgaagttGTCTATCTTACAATTTGAGCAGCAACTTCACCAATCTCATCAGTCTTATACTCCCCATTTTCATTTTGGCGTGCAAGTATCCATAATAATTCTCGTGGAGGGGGTGAATCACTTGTCcactttccttctcttttctgtACAACAAATACATTAATATCAGTATGATGCTTATGTTGTATAACACTATATTTCATCTAAAAGCTTATGTTGACAGAACACAACAAAATTGAAGTTAGAAACTTTGGAAGCAGATAGCGAACTCAAGTAAAaaacagaaggaaaaaaaatgagaatGTATACACGAGCTCTCTCAGCAATTAATTTCAACATTTAACttcacaaattaaaaaaaaaaacaaaaaaacacttATGAATGCAAACCAGTTTGTCCTTTAATCCAGCATAGGTCCTTCGTCCCATCCTATGCGGATATTTGTGGTGAGCTTGTACCGTTCTGCCAATTTCAGACAACTCCTGAAAATTAAAAATGTATTAACTCTATATAGTAACAAAATAATTCTCGACCCAATCTTGTTTAGCTCAATTGACATACCTTGCCTTTGTCGCTCAATCTCCGTTTTACAAACTCTTTCCATTCTTCTTGTTCTACAAAACCTCTTAAATCTGAAGGAACATTCTTAAGCTTTTTTCGGCTTTTTTCGAATGGGGTAACATGCTTTGCAGCAGTTCGTTTCCTCCATCCTCGCCACAAGTCAGAAAATTGTCTcaatacatctttcctctttgattcGTCGAGATCAAACTTAAACTGGAGGTAAATAAACATCGACtaagtgatatatatatatataaaacattGGTAGGGATTAACATTGGGCATTTCATTAATTAATACATACCGTTACGTCCTCCCATAACTTTTTCTTCACTACAGGTGGAACTTCTTTCCAACAGGTATACTTCAGTCCAAGACTTGGACCAACTTCGCTGCCTATGTAACTTGAGAGCAAGCAACCATTTTTACCGGTTGCTTGGTTGGCTTCATCATAAGTAACAGTCCGCCTTTCACCATTAGTATCCCTTAAAAGCTTTGGTAATCTTGTCTTACCCCGCTTTCCTTTATTTGCATCCACGTTATCTTCACTTGAAACTTGAGATCaaacaaaacagaaaagaaaaacgaATTAATAAGTGTTTGGCGCGGTACAACCTTAAGGAGCTTtatattatcaattttttttggtCCAATCAACCATGTATACTGCAAGAAAACACTTAAACAACAAACCTGATTGTTCGCTGTGGGAAACTGACTGCTGTTCGCTGTGGGAATCTGAATACTCTTGAAGCCCGCCATCAGACTCCGTGTCTGAAGTATCCATGAAATGAGCTGCAAGAATAGATAATATATAAGCTGCTAGGAGCAAAAAATTACAAACATATCCAAGAACAGATAATATCTGAAGTTCGAGATTACTAGTAAagacaataataaaaaattacaaaCATATCCAAGGTGCTATTACTAATGAGAGATCGGCTAGTATTTGCTATTACTAATGAAAATAGATTTCTATTCAATTTTAGCATGAAAAAATGTGGTTAACTAACGAGAGACCGGCTAGTATTTGTTAAAATGAAGCACTTTCACTATACCAAATATCATAACCATTCAAGCCATTTAGCAATCAAATGAAGAATTCAACTTAAACTGGTACGAAATTCACGTCCTGCAACAGCTTAGAGTATGCACTACAGACCCtgtcttccttttcttctttaattGTGGTCAATGCAGAGGTCTCCCTGACACCTGATATCACTAGCCCCTTAGTTACTTACTCTAATCCTATAAAAACAACTAAAAGGAAAGAGATGCAACAGATATAAAAGACAACAAATAAAGAAACGCAAAACCAAAGGTAACAACACTTAATCTTTTCTTTCTAAAATACTGAAAGTGTGAGAATCAGGCAGTATCCCATTATTTGACATTTCACCAAGCACCTTGTATGCATGGCCCATTGATCGGAGTAGTATAAGATACCGAATTCGGAGAATGATCCCAAGACAAATATAAGAGAAAGATTTGATTTTAGGAGGGGAATACCTTGTAATCAACTGTTTACGCTTTCACCTTTCAATATATTAGTTTCAGGGAAATGGAAGGATTTTGCTTGATTAACATCAGATAGAGAAAACAACTTGCAGTTGGCTTCACGTAATCTCTTCAAAACTGCTGCAGTTTCAAAAAAGGAAATGATGGAGAGAAAATAGGGAGTGGAGTGGTGTTGATCGTGGGATACCAAAATTGGCAGTAAATTTGAAATGGGTACATCATAGGCGCGGGTATTAAACAGTTGCATCAGACACGGTTTAATGTAAgccgtgtccaataaaaaatctccGTGAGATCTCATCGATCAATAAAATCTTCGGTAGAATTAGCTGAATGGATAAATTAGTTAGGGATTGATAACAGGGGAGAATGGGTTTTGATTTCGAATTGAAATTTGGCAACAGGGGAGAATGGGATTGATAGCAGGGGAGAAATTAGGTTTAGAAACGGGAGTTGTGCTTCATCTTCCAAGGTCCTAAATCCACAACACGTCTCTGGAGATAAATACGTGTCCAATTTACTATCTCGGCTATCAATTAAATACTGCCCAATTTACACGTCTCTGGAGATAAGTACGTTTGTAAAACCGGGTCTATTAAGTATCTAGAAATCTAGTGTCTCGGCTAAAATGAATGCCGGGACTAAAGATATCGTAAATAGTCCCGGACCTTTATATCCCCGAGACGAACTCAATTTTGGTCACGTGTTTACATAAAACCGTGACAAGGTCAACCGTGACTAAAACCCCTTATTGTACTAGTGTAATATCAATATGGTCAGCAAGTATGAAACCATATAAGCGCATTTGCATAAAAGAATTGGAAGGACAGCCTCTAACAAATTTTTGGGAGAACTGCACTTCCATTGCCTGCATACTCCAGGTCCCGTTACTGAAGATGGATGACGCACCCACACCACAACAAAGTTAACTCATCCGAACTCTTTTGCTAGAATGTCGCTTGgctgcgaaagaaaagaaaataaaaataaaactaaatgtAAAGTTCAATACAGTGTAAGATCTTATATTGCTGAAGTGCATGTGTTGCCATTTTTCGGATCTCGAATATATTATTTCACATGGGAGAGTGATAAGTCACTGCTAGCAATCTTCTGTCATCCCTTGTACACTAACGGGAACAATCTGCCCAAATTACTCTGGTGAGAGTCATGCCttgcaaaaaaatatatttttatattaaACAATACTAAAATGTCTGTTAATTTTAAATGTATGGTGGAGAATAATTTTCATATGATTCAGAAAAAATCAAGCATTAGAGCTACTCCGACCTCACAACTGAGACTCGGCAACAATTAGATACAGAAACAAGCCAAGGAAAAAGTAACCAATGTCCTCACAAGAGTGTCTAGAATGGTTCCCACCAATAAGAAATCATATAGAAACTTACCATCCAAAGGAATAAGCATGTCTGAGTCCTGGATGACTGCGTCGACCATCAGTTGCATGCTAATACACCAAAATTGTGCAATACTTGGTGCGCACATGAAGCTTATGCATATATCAGTATTTCTGATCACCACCTTCACAAGCACAATTCACTCAGCCACCAGCACCCAAATCCAAAAGAAACATCAGAATGTTCAGCATTaggaatttgaaattgaaactaGTATAAAAAGGAGGTGAAAAACGCAAAATCTAACTTCATCTTTTTCTTATTGAGTAAGAAGGCCAAGGTATATTTCATTCGACCCTCTAACATATTATTATTTTAGCAACTTCAAATTATATTGTGAAATGGGATCCAAACACCACAGAACTAGACATTAATCATAGAAAGTGATCAAAATTACATCGGAAGTCAAATACGAAAGAAGTAGAACTAATTGACGAAATGCAAAGAACACAATAAGAGATACACACATAATCGAAAGGAGGTGGAGTGAAGgtttgaaatttttatttatcCATGACGCATACCAAGTTCTAGTGAAGTAAGAAATGCCTCTTGTTTTTCATCTTTGTATTTCTCACCATTATTTACAAATGACTGTGCCGCAGACTCCATCAGTGCCTTGAAAGTTAATTTACCACTGCCATAAAAGAAGTTATCAAAGAGCAAATACAGAAACATAAAAGTATTACTGAATGAACAAAGAAAGAAAGTTCGCTACCATCAGGTCCATATGACAAGATGTTGTTGGACAGGGTCCATCCTATTTCCATGCATTGTTTCACCACAATAATAATATAGTCACCAATATTttaaaaaactatataaggagaaaatCCAAGAAATATCCATGATATGTTAAGTAAGGAAATTTATAATTAGCAAGAAAAGGAAGTGTTTAATATTGAAACTGAGAAGTACTGATGCATTGCAAGAAAATAAACTCACAAATATAAAGAACGGTGTTTCCCTACCAAAAATTAATATGAGAGTTCTTGAATACTAGTGAAACAACTTAGATGGATGCCAACGAACCATTTACCCGAGATTTGGATGTTGTACACAAGATTTGAATGTCAAAGAACTTGTCAGAAGCAACAACTTTATATCCACAAGTTCCTAACAGATAACAGACAACAATTTACCTCTGGAGTTCACTTCTGACCACGCAGTAAGCTGGGGAAGTTCCTAGTTCAACATTTATGGACCCTGAAAATCTAGATAACAATTTCAGATTATCACTCAACTATCAAGTAAAGAGAGGTTAAATCTTCATGAAGCGTGTAGTAATGAAATCAAATGTATAAACTTTCATCTGGGTCAACTAACAATATCATCATATGTAAAAATGGGTAGGACACTAGGACTTCATTGCAGTATCCAAGTGGGATTTTAAGAAAGAACAAGGTTTGCACAAGGTGTGCTACATGTTTGGCTGCAACAGGCTCACGACTTTGAGTCTGCAAGAACAAAAAAAGTCAAAAATTTATACTATTTAGTTGTTTAAAGAATAATTATGTAAGGAATAATTTTGcggattggaaaaaaaaaatacagtcgATGGCCAAGACAATCATGCCATCTCCGAAAACATCTTGAGTCTTGACAGACAAACTTGTAACGAATCACCTTCGAGGATGAACCAATAAAAACTCATTTTTATGAAGTCTGAAACGCAAGACTGTACATTCACTCCTCATTGTTGAAATCAAGATAAAATATTTAAAcccgaaaaaaaaacaagaagaacaaaaccaacaaatactgaataaaaacaaatggaaaaaaaaagcaaaagcAAAAGAAGGCAAGTGCCAATTCAGTACAATGTACCCATTTTATTCCCCACTTCAACATCATTTTACACATTTGGTGTAAGAGAAAACAAAGAACAAGCTACTAGAGCCAGTAATCCACTCCAAATGCCCATGTTAAATATTCTCTACATCTAAAGCTTAGCAAGTGGTCGTACTAGGAGTCCCTAATAGAAACTCTAACCCAAAATTCCAATTCCATAGTGGAGCAGTAAACATAAAAAAATTAGCACATCATTAAGTGCTACTGTATATTTTAATCCAATCTCTCTATAAAACAAGCGTTAAGTAACATAATCTAAATTTTGTGTCAAAATATAATCTAATTTTGGGTTCTTCCAAAGAAATCTCAAATTGAAATCCTAAAGATCAAACAAGAGTACATTTATATTACAGACTTAATCTTTGACTGCTAAAATGAAGAGCGCCATAAGCTGATGTTGTaggcagaaaaaaaaaattaaaactgtaACATCAAAACCTAGAAATGTAAATCTATGAAATAGTAAGAAATAATTTACATCTAGAAGACGGAGGAAAATCAGGGGCTTACCCTCTTAAATAAGTTATGGAGAACGAAAGAGATTTCACAATTAACCAATCTAAACTGAAATTTCAAGCATTCCTTGTTGATAAAATAAAAGACAAAGCAgcttgatcaatacaaaacaaaaataaaaaggaacGATTTTACCAGAAGAAGACCATGTAATACCTTGTGAGGTGTTTTCGCCTTCACTTTCATTAAATATCTAAAATTGTTGTCTCACcgtaaagaaaagagaaagaggaaGGGAATTTTATTGaagggttttatttattttttcttaattaacctaagagagagaaaagaaattGCAGTTGTAATCTCTTCAAATCCATCATCAAAATTGTTATCTGGCTTGAAGCGAGAAAGAAGGAGATAAAGC
This Papaver somniferum cultivar HN1 unplaced genomic scaffold, ASM357369v1 unplaced-scaffold_84, whole genome shotgun sequence DNA region includes the following protein-coding sequences:
- the LOC113345856 gene encoding uncharacterized protein LOC113345856 isoform X2, whose product is MKVKAKTPHKTQSREPVAAKHVAHLVQTLFFLKIPLGYCNEVLVSYPFLHMMILFSGSINVELGTSPAYCVVRSELQSGKLTFKALMESAAQSFVNNGGDQKY
- the LOC113345886 gene encoding uncharacterized protein LOC113345886; amino-acid sequence: MDTSDTESDGGLQEYSDSHSEQQSVSHSEQSVSSEDNVDANKGKRGKTRLPKLLRDTNGERRTVTYDEANQATGKNGCLLSSYIGSEVGPSLGLKYTCWKEVPPVVKKKLWEDVTFKFDLDESKRKDVLRQFSDLWRGWRKRTAAKHVTPFEKSRKKLKNVPSDLRGFVEQEEWKEFVKRRLSDKGKELSEIGRTVQAHHKYPHRMGRRTYAGLKDKLKREGKWTSDSPPPRELLWILARQNENGEYKTDEIGEVAAQIDDCSKKIKEGTIVCEGKTDALVKILGEEHGGRVRAAGTRVTHSQYFDTPRQRGSSNKDNLNKIRELEEQLRVKDVQARISEENLRKEFQQQLEEQSLDTERKLQKQFLQFKELLGKSQYDTIQPPMMSSENVPALGAEDKDLAETWGEAVHDPKGKAQNIRRHNGAKSSKLDARKTSQELNSTSIPASLKAPAQVPNTMLSSKKVVAQPPTGPPHPPSNRRHPCELYDKISRVVALGHVIHSDSKMIHGKKMCDDCLRVSVDFVEIKTAILPYPSGDIVTVYDARESVVQWPKHLVVLVGNGRTRLDAFDEFVKRAKEVFRSRAAIKVELHRDVFGQTVDVPIHMALEDIEFVCTSQKLTNNAIVLFIRFLYEKLDGDARKTKFGFMNPAAVHFSVNKTELVKSLLNRLKDSVPSRKYIFIPCHTG
- the LOC113345856 gene encoding uncharacterized protein LOC113345856 isoform X1 translates to MKVKAKTPHKTQSREPVAAKHVAHLVQTLFFLKIPLGYCNEVLVSYPFLHMMILFSGSINVELGTSPAYCVVRSELQSGKLTFKALMESAAQSFVNNGEKYKDEKQEAFLTSLELGMRHG